In Cytobacillus oceanisediminis, the following proteins share a genomic window:
- a CDS encoding phosphotransferase, with protein sequence MNTTVNNGGDDLVQNRLLSYLQDQLPFKIEELKQIRKKVYLLRTQERIFILKGFSSYHRLKLQEAFTSSLMNEGFAKTYIFYEVAKEPPLFFDRTYFGCMEYIPPSEEVFTYFLKSDRLEGLNLLKNFHDTTEKLVSRYQTVVPAYRQADKWRERATLFLNNLPVIRYFVQKEIINELLAWADWSLKGIEEEAWLFQSGRKVILHGDVAHHNFLRAKDQSLYLLDFDLIAIGTPHSDYLQYANRILPFMKWSFDDLGKYPIFKSNLEEKGFLHALAFPTDIFREWNRVIRDRTYLDSVKIRPVLDLTVGQFAERQRFIKALKYAANEKNK encoded by the coding sequence GTGAATACGACGGTTAATAATGGAGGAGACGATTTAGTTCAAAATCGTCTCCTCTCCTATTTGCAAGATCAGCTGCCCTTTAAAATTGAAGAATTAAAGCAGATCAGAAAAAAAGTTTATCTATTGAGGACGCAGGAACGGATCTTTATTTTGAAAGGATTTTCATCCTATCACCGGCTAAAGCTTCAGGAGGCATTTACTTCATCATTAATGAATGAAGGATTTGCAAAAACATATATTTTTTATGAGGTTGCCAAAGAACCGCCTTTGTTTTTTGACCGGACATATTTTGGGTGTATGGAGTACATCCCGCCTTCGGAAGAAGTGTTCACCTATTTTTTGAAGAGCGATCGTTTGGAAGGGCTGAATTTGCTGAAGAATTTCCACGATACTACAGAGAAGCTTGTAAGCCGTTACCAGACGGTTGTGCCGGCATATCGGCAGGCGGACAAGTGGAGAGAAAGAGCGACCCTTTTCCTTAATAATCTCCCTGTAATAAGATATTTTGTCCAAAAAGAAATTATTAATGAATTATTAGCCTGGGCAGATTGGTCCTTAAAAGGCATTGAAGAGGAAGCCTGGCTTTTTCAATCCGGGAGGAAGGTTATTCTGCACGGTGATGTAGCACATCATAATTTTCTGAGAGCAAAAGATCAATCTTTATATTTGCTTGATTTTGACCTGATAGCAATAGGTACTCCTCATTCTGATTACCTGCAGTATGCAAATCGCATCCTCCCTTTTATGAAATGGTCATTTGACGATTTGGGAAAATATCCAATCTTTAAATCCAATCTTGAAGAAAAGGGCTTTCTTCATGCATTGGCATTTCCAACTGATATATTCAGGGAATGGAATCGTGTAATAAGGGATAGAACATATCTTGATTCTGTAAAGATTCGTCCAGTTTTGGATTTAACTGTAGGTCAGTTTGCTGAGAGACAGCGTTTTATTAAAGCTCTTAAATATGCCGCCAATGAGAAAAACAAATAA
- the nadA gene encoding quinolinate synthase NadA — MNIFQTADKQTNILPEKYRMMTVKELEDRAREIKNKLGNKLFIPGHHYQKDEVIQFADATGDSLKLAQLSQENSEAEYIVFCGVHFMAETADILTDSRQKVLLPDMRAGCSMADMADISQTERAWTKLQNVFGDTMLPLTYVNSTAAIKAFVGRHGGATVTSSNAEKMVSWAFDQKPRIVFLPDQHLGRNTAYNLGIGLEEMAVWNPITDQLEYEGPLEDIKVILWKGHCSVHENFTVENVKEVREQYPAMKIIVHPECRREVVELSDMAGSTNYIIDAIEHSEPGSAWAIGTEMNLVKRIITQHPDKKIISLNPHMCPCLTMNRIDLPHLVWCLEAIEQGESQNLIQVEEQTAAFAKLALDRMLERP, encoded by the coding sequence ATGAATATTTTTCAGACTGCAGATAAACAAACAAATATTCTTCCGGAAAAATATCGAATGATGACTGTAAAGGAACTGGAGGATCGAGCAAGAGAAATAAAAAATAAGCTTGGAAATAAGCTGTTCATTCCGGGTCATCATTATCAGAAGGATGAGGTCATCCAGTTTGCGGACGCTACTGGTGATTCACTAAAGCTTGCCCAGCTTTCACAGGAAAATTCAGAGGCAGAATATATTGTGTTTTGCGGAGTTCACTTTATGGCTGAAACGGCGGATATCTTAACAGATTCCCGTCAAAAAGTGCTATTGCCTGATATGCGCGCAGGCTGCTCCATGGCCGATATGGCTGATATCAGCCAAACAGAAAGAGCCTGGACGAAGCTGCAGAATGTGTTTGGCGATACAATGCTTCCTTTAACATACGTAAACTCTACTGCGGCCATCAAGGCTTTTGTAGGCCGTCATGGGGGAGCAACAGTTACTTCTTCGAATGCTGAAAAAATGGTGAGCTGGGCGTTTGACCAGAAGCCGAGAATTGTATTTCTGCCTGACCAGCACCTTGGAAGAAATACGGCTTATAACCTCGGAATTGGGCTTGAGGAAATGGCTGTATGGAACCCCATTACGGATCAGCTGGAATATGAAGGGCCGCTTGAGGACATTAAAGTAATTCTCTGGAAAGGCCATTGTTCTGTTCATGAAAACTTTACTGTTGAAAATGTCAAAGAAGTTCGGGAACAATATCCGGCAATGAAGATCATTGTCCATCCGGAATGCAGAAGGGAAGTTGTGGAACTTTCCGATATGGCCGGGTCAACCAATTATATAATAGATGCAATTGAACATTCAGAACCTGGGTCTGCATGGGCGATCGGTACAGAGATGAATCTGGTTAAAAGGATTATCACCCAGCATCCAGATAAAAAAATCATCTCACTTAACCCTCATATGTGTCCCTGCCTGACCATGAACCGGATCGATTTGCCGCACCTTGTTTGGTGTCTTGAAGCAATCGAGCAGGGCGAAAGCCAAAATCTAATTCAGGTTGAAGAACAAACAGCAGCATTTGCTAAATTGGCATTAGATAGGATGCTCGAACGTCCATGA
- the nadB gene encoding L-aspartate oxidase encodes MNADVLIIGSGVAALQLAKKLRQDLNVIVLTKSTVKNGNSYMAQGGIAAALGVNDHPSKHYMDTLEAGRFHNDSDAVLSLTSEAPSLIKELNQEGCLFDMNSEGAIALGMEGAHSENRIVHGGGDSTGKTVIDFMLSKKNQNVRIMENVLVFELLINHTDGSCIGVKGKDTNGVIHRFFSSHVVLATGGCGQLYEYTSNADTVTGDGIALAYRAGAEIADMEFIQFHPTLLYKDGKALGLISEAVRGEGGRLITEDGKPVMAGLHPQGDLAPRHVVSQAIFHSLEEGKAVFLDISSIENFKSRFPTITKICEQNGVDLSIGKIPVSPGSHFLMGGIRTDLMGRTSIPGLYVIGEAACTGIHGANRLASNSLLEGLYLGKRLAEWLNEQPSSGPARGLTFPKTEFRCLIKESLPPIEDIKMRMMKNAGIIKTKEGLLDQLAWLKGCKIEEWIKAELDDLSIEEVTRAFMLIAAYLITDSALKRTESRGGHFREDYPFESHEWLGKRIIQSRKSEKDGKHEQIKAAIAT; translated from the coding sequence ATGAATGCCGACGTTTTGATTATTGGAAGCGGGGTAGCCGCTTTGCAGTTGGCAAAGAAGCTGCGACAGGACTTGAATGTGATTGTTCTCACAAAGTCAACAGTTAAAAATGGAAACTCATATATGGCGCAGGGCGGCATTGCGGCTGCCCTGGGAGTAAATGATCACCCATCCAAGCACTACATGGATACACTCGAAGCAGGAAGGTTTCATAATGATTCTGATGCAGTGCTGTCCCTGACCAGTGAAGCACCCTCCCTGATAAAAGAGCTTAATCAAGAGGGATGCCTGTTTGATATGAATTCTGAAGGAGCAATAGCGTTAGGCATGGAAGGGGCTCATTCAGAAAACAGAATTGTTCATGGAGGCGGGGACAGCACTGGAAAAACAGTCATTGATTTTATGCTGTCAAAGAAGAATCAAAACGTTCGAATCATGGAAAATGTTCTCGTGTTTGAATTGCTGATAAATCACACGGACGGCAGTTGTATAGGGGTAAAAGGAAAAGATACCAATGGTGTAATTCATCGATTCTTTTCATCTCATGTTGTCCTTGCAACAGGGGGCTGCGGCCAGCTATATGAATATACATCCAATGCCGATACCGTAACAGGAGATGGAATTGCCTTAGCGTACAGAGCAGGTGCGGAAATTGCTGATATGGAGTTCATCCAATTTCATCCCACACTTCTCTATAAAGACGGTAAAGCATTGGGGCTAATCTCTGAAGCTGTCAGGGGAGAGGGCGGCCGGCTCATTACAGAAGACGGGAAACCAGTAATGGCAGGACTTCATCCACAGGGAGATTTAGCGCCAAGACATGTTGTGTCACAGGCAATTTTTCATTCTTTAGAGGAAGGAAAAGCCGTGTTCCTGGATATCTCCTCAATTGAAAACTTTAAATCCAGGTTTCCGACGATAACAAAAATCTGTGAACAAAATGGAGTAGATTTAAGCATTGGGAAAATTCCAGTTTCACCCGGAAGCCACTTTTTAATGGGAGGAATTAGAACTGATTTAATGGGCCGCACCAGCATTCCTGGCCTGTATGTGATAGGTGAAGCTGCATGCACAGGCATACATGGCGCTAACCGGCTTGCAAGCAACTCCCTTCTGGAAGGTTTATATTTGGGCAAAAGGCTTGCGGAGTGGCTTAATGAACAGCCATCAAGTGGACCTGCTAGAGGACTGACATTTCCCAAGACAGAATTCAGATGTCTAATCAAAGAAAGTTTGCCTCCAATTGAAGATATTAAAATGAGAATGATGAAAAATGCAGGGATTATCAAAACAAAAGAAGGGCTTTTAGATCAGCTTGCCTGGCTTAAAGGCTGCAAAATTGAAGAATGGATTAAAGCAGAACTTGATGATCTTTCAATAGAGGAAGTGACACGGGCTTTCATGCTTATCGCAGCTTATCTGATAACAGATTCTGCATTAAAGAGGACAGAGAGCCGGGGTGGTCATTTCCGGGAGGATTATCCTTTCGAAAGTCATGAATGGCTTGGAAAAAGAATTATTCAATCCCGAAAATCTGAAAAGGATGGTAAACATGAACAAATTAAAGCTGCGATTGCAACTTGA
- the safA gene encoding SafA/ExsA family spore coat assembly protein, with product MKIHIVQKGDTLWKIAKKYGVNFEELKKMNTQLSNPDMIMPGMKIKVPASGGSIKKEAPIGGKPEAKINLGAKKEMPKAEHPFAKEKPITMPSAEAPKEKPVKEAPKKEMPKVTAPKVEIPKEVPKPAPKEVPKKPYTPKMPKPIMPEIDINNYYMMNIQQPAPQQKPLPAKEVKPQQQKPLPAKEVKPQQQKPLPAKEVKAKEKPLKPAETKPQQKPLPISESKPQPQLPPKPVNILPQVKPASNQESPESPESESSLYTHQGGQYQPMFPFNPCYPQMPYPQVQGAMMPQMPHQMPQVQGAMMPQMPHQMPQVQGAMMPQMPHQMPQVQGAMMPQMPHQMPQVQGAMMPQMPHQMPQVQGAMIADPDRRCRER from the coding sequence GTGAAAATCCATATCGTACAGAAAGGGGATACTCTTTGGAAGATTGCCAAAAAGTACGGCGTGAATTTTGAAGAGCTGAAAAAGATGAATACACAGCTCAGCAACCCTGATATGATTATGCCCGGTATGAAAATAAAAGTTCCTGCAAGCGGGGGCTCAATAAAAAAAGAGGCTCCTATTGGAGGAAAACCGGAAGCAAAAATAAATTTGGGTGCCAAAAAGGAAATGCCAAAAGCAGAACACCCTTTTGCCAAAGAGAAACCTATTACCATGCCGTCAGCTGAAGCACCTAAGGAAAAGCCGGTAAAAGAAGCACCGAAAAAGGAAATGCCAAAAGTAACGGCGCCAAAGGTTGAAATACCGAAGGAAGTGCCTAAGCCTGCACCAAAAGAAGTTCCCAAAAAACCTTATACGCCAAAAATGCCAAAGCCTATTATGCCTGAAATTGATATAAATAATTATTATATGATGAATATTCAGCAGCCGGCTCCGCAGCAAAAGCCGCTTCCAGCAAAAGAGGTTAAACCGCAGCAGCAAAAACCGCTTCCAGCTAAAGAGGTTAAACCGCAGCAGCAGAAACCGCTTCCGGCTAAAGAGGTTAAAGCGAAGGAAAAACCATTGAAGCCTGCAGAAACAAAACCACAGCAAAAACCACTGCCTATATCAGAATCCAAGCCACAGCCCCAGCTCCCGCCTAAACCAGTCAATATCCTTCCGCAGGTAAAGCCGGCTTCGAATCAAGAAAGTCCTGAATCGCCGGAAAGCGAATCATCTTTATATACACATCAAGGAGGTCAATATCAGCCAATGTTTCCTTTTAACCCATGTTACCCGCAAATGCCTTATCCTCAAGTACAAGGAGCGATGATGCCGCAGATGCCCCACCAGATGCCACAGGTGCAGGGAGCGATGATGCCGCAGATGCCGCACCAGATGCCACAGGTGCAGGGAGCGATGATGCCGCAGATGCCGCACCAGATGCCACAGGTGCAGGGAGCGATGATGCCGCAGATGCCGCACCAGATGCCACAGGTGCAGGGAGCAATGATGCCGCAGATGCCGCACCAGATGCCACAGGTGCAGGGAGCGATGATCGCAGATCCAGATCGCAGGTGCAGGGAGCGATGA
- a CDS encoding YhcN/YlaJ family sporulation lipoprotein, giving the protein MHKKLIAVPMAAIMTMGLAGCGTNEDASVDRKNEIGQPMGYYSNENHGNRGGNVRVEDGTDNDGPLTEMMDHTLGGEGKNNGYNRVDNNARRVRNENTGNPTVPLADRDRSFFQRDNRFSHSDANYHGHLDDNTRQAKNSYYQAYEGELAEKIGNVAASVPNVEDVRSVTYGSDVLIAVDLNDYDKEEQTKEAIHEAVQPYLRGRSATVVTDEGTFSRLRNIDNNLRDGGPREQIDWDLKSLFRREK; this is encoded by the coding sequence TTGCACAAGAAATTAATTGCAGTGCCGATGGCTGCCATCATGACGATGGGATTGGCAGGATGCGGAACGAATGAAGATGCATCTGTTGATCGAAAGAATGAAATTGGTCAGCCCATGGGGTATTATTCAAATGAAAATCACGGAAACCGCGGTGGAAATGTCCGGGTTGAAGATGGTACAGATAATGATGGGCCTCTGACGGAAATGATGGATCATACTCTGGGCGGAGAGGGAAAAAATAACGGCTACAACCGAGTGGACAATAATGCAAGAAGAGTCAGAAATGAAAATACTGGAAACCCTACTGTTCCTCTTGCTGACAGGGATCGCAGCTTTTTCCAGAGAGATAATCGTTTTAGCCATAGCGATGCAAATTATCATGGGCATCTCGATGACAATACACGACAAGCTAAAAATTCTTATTATCAGGCTTATGAAGGTGAGCTTGCTGAAAAAATTGGCAACGTTGCAGCTTCTGTTCCAAACGTTGAAGATGTCAGGTCTGTTACTTATGGAAGCGATGTTTTGATTGCTGTAGATTTAAATGATTACGATAAGGAAGAACAGACGAAAGAAGCGATTCATGAAGCTGTTCAGCCATATTTGCGCGGAAGGTCCGCCACGGTGGTAACAGACGAAGGAACGTTTAGCCGTTTAAGAAACATTGATAACAATCTTCGTGATGGCGGCCCGCGAGAGCAAATTGATTGGGATTTAAAAAGTTTATTCCGCAGGGAAAAATAA
- the nadC gene encoding carboxylating nicotinate-nucleotide diphosphorylase — translation MNKLKLRLQLEQFFLEDIGDRDLTSGLIFGENQTGKVVFLAKDNGIFCGEEIIRSGYKVLNPAAEVNIKVKDGERIEKGQVLAEATGPVSDLLKGERVILNLLQRMSGIATKTSEAVRVLNSSHTKICDTRKTTPGLRMLEKYAVRCGGGFNHRYGLYDAVMIKDNHISFAGSISKAVEEVRSKIGHMVKVEVETETKEQVLEAVEAGADVIMFDNRSPEEIRKWISSVPNGILTEASGGITLDNLSAYSDTGVDFISLGFLTHSVKSLDISVKVTVE, via the coding sequence ATGAACAAATTAAAGCTGCGATTGCAACTTGAACAGTTTTTTCTCGAGGATATAGGTGACCGTGACCTGACAAGCGGACTTATTTTTGGAGAGAATCAGACAGGAAAGGTGGTTTTCCTGGCAAAAGACAATGGCATTTTTTGCGGAGAAGAAATAATCAGGTCAGGTTATAAGGTGCTGAATCCAGCGGCTGAAGTCAATATAAAAGTAAAGGATGGAGAACGGATTGAGAAAGGTCAAGTCCTTGCTGAAGCCACAGGGCCTGTATCCGATTTATTAAAAGGAGAAAGAGTGATCTTAAATCTGCTCCAAAGAATGAGCGGAATTGCAACAAAAACAAGTGAGGCTGTCCGGGTCTTAAATAGTTCACATACGAAAATCTGCGATACGAGAAAAACTACACCTGGCCTTAGAATGCTTGAAAAATATGCAGTCAGATGCGGAGGGGGATTTAATCATCGATATGGCCTCTATGATGCCGTCATGATTAAAGACAACCACATTTCTTTTGCAGGCTCAATTTCGAAAGCTGTGGAAGAAGTGCGGTCAAAAATTGGGCATATGGTAAAAGTTGAAGTCGAAACGGAAACAAAAGAACAGGTGCTTGAAGCAGTTGAAGCAGGTGCAGATGTAATCATGTTTGACAACAGGAGTCCGGAAGAGATTAGAAAGTGGATCAGCAGCGTGCCGAATGGGATTCTGACAGAAGCATCCGGAGGAATAACGTTGGATAACCTGTCAGCTTACAGCGATACAGGGGTTGATTTTATTTCACTGGGTTTTCTTACACATTCTGTGAAATCGCTTGATATAAGTGTGAAGGTTACTGTTGAATAA
- a CDS encoding intercompartmental signaling factor BofC — protein sequence MRTIWGLLLIGAASFYPFFQTDAFNFLSMDTSVYAEAAEKHIEGPLKMDVILEREYLDGEVSQETIEETIWTLEDFWAKYDQWQLVDMDIDYMVFRRKMDDISPLLKANGYFGVTEDGTLTIFNGRPQKTNIIQSFFQIDLGKLESTKCEELKKGIPIVTKDRYVEVLETFKSYTAGEKQAN from the coding sequence ATGAGAACCATATGGGGCTTGCTATTAATAGGAGCTGCTTCCTTTTATCCCTTCTTCCAGACGGATGCATTCAACTTTTTATCAATGGATACTTCTGTATATGCTGAGGCAGCAGAAAAACACATTGAAGGTCCGCTTAAGATGGATGTCATTTTGGAGAGAGAATATCTGGATGGGGAAGTGAGCCAGGAAACGATAGAGGAAACCATATGGACCCTTGAAGATTTCTGGGCTAAATATGATCAATGGCAGCTTGTTGATATGGATATAGATTATATGGTGTTCCGCCGGAAAATGGATGATATATCGCCATTATTAAAAGCAAATGGGTACTTCGGTGTAACTGAGGATGGCACACTAACCATTTTCAATGGAAGGCCGCAAAAAACAAATATCATTCAGTCTTTCTTTCAAATCGATTTAGGGAAATTAGAAAGCACAAAATGTGAAGAATTAAAAAAAGGAATCCCCATTGTAACAAAAGATCGATATGTGGAAGTTCTGGAGACGTTTAAAAGCTATACTGCCGGTGAAAAGCAAGCGAATTGA